In Acholeplasma equirhinis, the following proteins share a genomic window:
- a CDS encoding DUF2200 domain-containing protein, with amino-acid sequence MKSFDNPRVFRMPFSSIYPLYIQKVTVKNRTQEELDQVLSWLTGYSKKQLIEQIENGNSLQAFFDEAPNFTDKAHLITGVICGVRLEEIDHPLMKKVRYMDKVVDELAKGKSLEKIFRN; translated from the coding sequence ATGAAATCATTTGATAACCCAAGAGTATTTAGAATGCCTTTTAGTTCTATTTACCCACTCTATATTCAAAAGGTGACAGTTAAAAACAGAACTCAAGAAGAACTTGATCAAGTTTTATCTTGGTTAACAGGATACTCGAAAAAACAATTGATTGAACAAATTGAAAATGGAAATTCACTTCAAGCCTTTTTTGATGAAGCACCAAATTTTACAGATAAAGCACATTTAATCACTGGTGTTATTTGTGGTGTGAGATTAGAAGAAATAGACCATCCATTAATGAAGAAAGTTCGCTATATGGACAAAGTGGTTGATGAATTAGCTAAAGGTAAATCATTAGAGAAAATATTTAGAAATTAA